The Tumebacillus sp. BK434 genome has a segment encoding these proteins:
- the dpdE gene encoding protein DpdE codes for MGNGVRVGSFVKVKHSQLGIGKIVRVLDHHEVIVEFFHSIAQQEQQVVFGSDISRTYIEMQTKCYIFLEGENRWVTGRVKGYVDGEYEVDFPDKNSCYVAERHLHVRCYAPLEDPTEVLVEKGQETAFFHIHRSRFYNTLLDQRAAARGMTGLVSSNIELLPHQVEVVRRVLEDPIQRYLLADEVGLGKTIEAGIILRQYLLDTQHDKVLLVVPGFLLDQWQHEMDTKFGFADYEDRVAWVEQERLHLAFENSPPSFGMVMVDEAHLLAAKLNSNVEQERSEFETLREISQATAGLLLLSATPVLNNEKEFLAMLHLLDPETYSLNDMDSFKLRLEKRQEVGRFLLSFREDKPPVVLQRALPRLQAMFPEDSILKELADKLESCLLEEPTDTDRIRELIQQIRVHLSNTYRLHRRLLRNRREVLDDLFPYGRANSKTDIEFDMDVRIENVADLLEDWRESAWASERHNWEDPDVKTTDLMQVYLAMVETYGSSWRLLKEVLQARLTGKASAQLQTDLGTAGGEALVSAPSFPEEELLLKNMIDALDQPSEDERLEVLLFRLNQLLKQTPTSKEGKKIVIFSQFPSVCREILEYLQKLMGAHAVTGCHGGVSRDLLEKNIAAFQEDAECLIMVCDRSIEAGRNLQFADVLIHFDVPFSPNRLEQRIGRLDRIGRTKPFRSYVFVGPDHAHSFSYGWYEVLQKGLKIFQTSVASLQFFVDEKLPALHKAAYLSGVAGLHRVLDTLAGEIVEEQLKLSEQYALDGIDAREQQASDFFKSLFEHEATEETIEDGINSWVVDTLDFSRISQGAKGDMFRYQAKRNKTLVPARYLSPLHLTSSETMTFRRKLAASGSGSLLRIGHPFLEQLAAYLDWDDRGRAFAIWRQVPGWDTREGSEWAGFCFEFLVEGEIAEAEHVYQKRAIPYSSKALQRKMDRFFPPRLEKIFLDLDGRPVEDPQLLEHLQKPFQEREYGGKDTNIIKDRLEVVEQIISSEYWPATCYHTRDQAERHLRMSDTMQSFCQETARRATADLEMFRRNLAARSRVMELNPDISYGDLPDLEQEQEIQETLIRGILNPRFRLDSVGFFVLSGRILKKDRVTARG; via the coding sequence GATTTTCCGGACAAAAACTCGTGTTATGTAGCGGAGCGCCATTTGCATGTCCGTTGTTACGCCCCTCTTGAAGACCCGACAGAGGTATTGGTAGAAAAAGGGCAGGAGACTGCCTTTTTCCATATACATCGCTCCAGATTCTATAACACGCTGTTGGATCAGCGTGCAGCCGCACGCGGGATGACAGGTTTAGTATCTTCCAACATCGAACTGCTTCCCCACCAGGTAGAAGTGGTTCGACGCGTCTTGGAAGACCCGATTCAAAGATATTTGCTGGCCGATGAAGTTGGGCTCGGGAAGACGATAGAAGCGGGCATAATTTTGCGCCAATATCTACTGGACACTCAGCACGATAAAGTCCTACTGGTTGTGCCAGGCTTTCTGTTGGACCAATGGCAGCATGAGATGGATACCAAATTCGGTTTCGCTGATTACGAGGATCGGGTGGCTTGGGTCGAACAGGAACGGCTCCATCTGGCGTTTGAGAACTCGCCCCCTTCTTTTGGCATGGTAATGGTGGATGAGGCGCATCTGCTGGCTGCCAAGTTAAACTCAAACGTTGAACAAGAGCGTTCCGAGTTTGAAACGCTTCGTGAAATCTCACAGGCTACGGCAGGGCTGCTGCTCTTGTCTGCCACACCGGTACTCAACAATGAGAAAGAGTTTTTGGCGATGCTGCACCTACTCGATCCGGAGACATACAGTTTGAACGACATGGATTCGTTTAAATTGCGTTTGGAGAAGCGGCAAGAAGTAGGGCGATTCCTGCTGTCCTTCCGGGAAGACAAGCCGCCGGTTGTCCTTCAGCGTGCATTGCCCAGATTGCAGGCAATGTTTCCCGAAGATTCCATCTTAAAAGAACTGGCGGATAAATTGGAAAGCTGTTTATTGGAGGAACCAACAGATACGGATCGAATTCGAGAATTGATTCAACAGATCAGAGTGCATCTCTCGAACACGTATCGCCTGCATCGGCGCTTATTGCGAAATCGAAGAGAAGTTCTCGACGATCTGTTTCCTTACGGCAGAGCGAATTCGAAAACAGATATAGAGTTTGATATGGATGTCCGGATCGAAAATGTCGCCGACCTGCTTGAGGACTGGAGAGAATCTGCTTGGGCGAGCGAGCGGCACAATTGGGAGGACCCGGACGTAAAGACCACCGATCTGATGCAAGTCTATTTGGCGATGGTTGAGACATATGGCAGCAGCTGGCGATTGTTAAAAGAGGTGCTGCAAGCCCGATTGACGGGCAAAGCGTCTGCCCAACTGCAAACAGACCTCGGAACTGCGGGGGGTGAAGCTTTGGTCAGCGCCCCCTCCTTCCCCGAAGAAGAATTGCTCCTCAAAAACATGATCGATGCGCTGGATCAGCCGTCCGAAGATGAGCGGTTGGAAGTTTTGCTATTTCGCTTGAATCAATTGCTCAAACAGACGCCCACATCTAAAGAGGGCAAGAAAATTGTGATTTTCTCACAGTTTCCCAGCGTATGCCGCGAGATCCTGGAATACCTGCAAAAGCTGATGGGGGCACACGCGGTCACAGGCTGTCACGGGGGGGTGTCACGTGACTTGCTGGAGAAAAACATCGCAGCTTTTCAGGAAGATGCGGAATGCCTCATCATGGTATGCGACCGTTCGATTGAAGCAGGGCGCAATTTGCAATTTGCAGACGTTTTGATTCACTTTGATGTCCCGTTCTCCCCGAACCGGCTCGAGCAGCGAATCGGGCGTTTGGACCGCATCGGAAGGACGAAGCCGTTCCGGTCTTATGTATTTGTTGGACCGGATCACGCTCACTCGTTTTCCTACGGATGGTATGAGGTTCTTCAAAAAGGGCTCAAGATCTTCCAAACATCTGTTGCCTCTTTGCAGTTTTTTGTGGATGAAAAGCTGCCGGCGTTGCACAAAGCCGCCTATCTGTCCGGAGTAGCAGGGCTCCATCGCGTGCTCGATACGTTGGCGGGCGAGATCGTAGAGGAACAGCTGAAATTATCGGAGCAGTATGCGTTGGATGGAATTGACGCGCGCGAACAACAAGCATCCGATTTCTTCAAGTCCCTTTTCGAACACGAGGCGACCGAAGAAACAATCGAAGACGGGATTAACTCTTGGGTGGTAGATACACTGGATTTTTCCCGAATTTCACAAGGTGCCAAAGGGGATATGTTCCGCTATCAGGCCAAACGCAATAAGACATTAGTTCCGGCCAGATATTTGTCACCACTGCATCTCACATCAAGTGAGACGATGACATTTCGGCGCAAACTGGCCGCGAGCGGAAGCGGTTCGCTCTTGCGCATTGGACATCCTTTTTTGGAGCAGCTTGCCGCCTATTTGGACTGGGATGACCGTGGACGGGCATTTGCGATCTGGCGGCAGGTACCGGGCTGGGATACGCGTGAAGGCAGTGAATGGGCTGGTTTCTGTTTTGAATTTCTGGTGGAAGGCGAGATTGCAGAAGCGGAGCACGTGTATCAGAAGCGTGCGATCCCTTACAGCTCCAAAGCTTTGCAAAGAAAAATGGATCGCTTTTTCCCGCCGCGTTTAGAGAAAATCTTCTTAGATCTGGACGGGAGACCTGTTGAGGATCCGCAACTCTTAGAGCACCTGCAAAAGCCTTTCCAAGAGCGGGAATACGGCGGGAAAGACACAAACATCATCAAAGATCGGCTTGAGGTTGTCGAACAAATTATTTCGAGCGAATATTGGCCGGCAACCTGCTATCACACGCGCGACCAGGCGGAACGGCATTTGAGAATGAGCGATACCATGCAGAGTTTTTGCCAAGAGACGGCCCGGCGGGCGACTGCTGATTTGGAAATGTTCAGAAGAAACTTGGCTGCACGTTCCAGAGTCATGGAACTCAACCCGGACATTTCGTACGGGGACCTGCCGGATTTAGAACAGGAACAGGAGATTCAGGAAACTTTGATTCGAGGGATACTCAACCCTCGATTCCGGTTGGATTCTGTCGGATTCTTTGTCTTGTCAGGCCGAATATTGAAAAAGGATCGGGTGACCGCTCGTGGATGA